CCCTGGTTGCGATTGAAGATCGGAATCCCGATCGTGGCAAAAGCGCTCAGATCGTTATTGCCGGCCAGATGCGTGTAATCCACTGTCGTTCCAAGATCAGGATGAGCATCAGCTTTCGCCAGATGAAGTTGGCTCTGAGACTGCAAAATAAGCTGCCGCGCCGCCTGCAGATCGGGCCTGCTTTTCAGCGCATCCGCTTCCATATCCATCAGGCCGAGCTTCGGCTGCGGAGCTTCCAGCTTGCCGATCACATCATAGTTTTGCGGAACCGAATCAAAGCCCACCAGTTGACGAAGATTGTCTTTCGCCTGAACAACCGCCACCTGGGCAGAGGTCACGTCCGTCTGAAAAAGCAGACGCTGCAACTGCAACTTGAGCAAATTGCCATGGCTGATGCTGCCAGCCTGGTATTGCTTTTGACTGATCGAGAGGCTCTTGTCAAAAGTCGCAAGATCCTGCTCAGCAAAGCGCAGCTTTGACTCTGCATACAACACGTTGATGAATTGAGTCGCTACTTGATAACGCAACTGCCGCTCATCGTTGCTAATTATCGATGAAGTCACAACAGTCGCAGCCCGGGCCGACTGAATGCGCGCCTTGCGCTTGCCATACAACTCAAATTTGTAGCTGAGGCCCGCGTCAAACTGAGCGCTGTTATCCATGTAGTCCGAGTTCAAATTGCTCGGAGAAAAAAACGGAATGAACTGCGCATCCGTGTCAAACACCGGATTAGGCCGCAACCCGGCCGTAATCTCATTTGCCTTGCTTTCCGAAATCAACATGAGATCGGCGCGCAGAGTGCGATTGTGGGCCAAAGCCATCTGCTCCGCCTGATCCAGACTTATGCGCACGTCAGGCTGGGAGCTTCCCGCCTGGGCAGTGGCAACGCCGGTGAAAGCAATGGCCGCAAAAAGGAAGCCCGCTCCGCAAAAGCAACATTGCCGCTTCAAAAACATAACAAGACGATTCTTGAAAATCATTCTCTCCTCAAGCCCGCACCCGCACCGCCTCGCTTCCGTAGCGAGCATGTCTGGCCCGGGCGAGAAAAATTAACATCCGCGCAACAGCTTTCTTGTGCTGACCGCCGCCAACGGCAGCTTCCCTGCCAGCGGCACATCCATCCGTCCCGATCGAAATCGGCACACACACGAACCCTGTCACGCGTTTAGGAGTCGCGCGACAACTTCTCCCTCTTGGTCGTCAAGAGAGTAGAACTGGTAGATTTATGTCCAAGGCAAAGAAGAAAATACAGCTAAAAGTCAGGACCGACTCGAGTCGGTTCCCTAATACCTACCCTCGTTAACCCCTTGGAAACATTTCTCCAGGGGTTCTTCATCAGGCAGGCTTGTTTCGTTACACACGCGGAGTCACTGCGATGTGGACGTCTCAATCTATCAGTCGTTAGCTGAAAACTGAAAATACTTGGCCTCAGTCTAACAGAAGGAGCCATGGCCACGAATCCGCTGAAGACGCCAGCAGCCTGTGATTTCTATTCACCGCGTATCGATAATATGACTTCCGGCTCTGCTTCATCTCCATCCACACGGACAAATCCGTAGGACTCGAGCTGTCTCACCGGAACCCGCAACGAAGGAAGCGTCGTCAGCCTTGTTCGCATCAACAGCTTCGCATTGGAACCGGCTCTCGGGCACGGTCTGCGCTTTCGCCTGTCTCTACTCTTGATCAGATCCCTTATCCAAGGCGAATAGAAAGACCACGCCCCCAGCCCCTCATACACGGCCCGCGCATCCCCGTTGGCGACCAGCAGAATTCTTACTGTCGGGTCACCATTCAGATTTCCAGACATCCAGATCAGATGAGCCCAGCAGTTGAATTCCTCAGCATAAGCTCGACGCCGCATGACACGTGCCCCTCGTTCCACTCTTGCTTCCCTCGGCCATTCATTTCACATGCACCACAAACTTCATCCTGTCGTGGCCCGCGCCACAATAATGCGTACACTCTCCACGAAAGTCTCCCCTTCTACTGGGAGTAACTACGATTTCCGCCGGGTAACCGCGCCGGATTGGCAGATCAATTCCCAGGCCAGGAATGGTAATGCTATGCGTCACATCGTCAGACACGAACACCAACCGCACAGGCTGTCCCACCCGCAGAGTGATTTGAGCAGGAACAAAAGCGAAACGTCTTGCATGGACAACAATCACCGGCATCTTCGCCACAGCATATCCCGGACACAGCAGGATCACCCCTGCGAATACCACCGCGACGTAAGCAACAAGCTTGGCCGCTCTTGTGAAGGTCAGGCTCCGCATTGCTCTCTCTTCCCCAGACACGGCGGCCAGTCTGCGGCAGCCGTATCGTTCAATAAAGATTTCCTACAACTTGCCCGGCGGCGGATGCAGCCAGCGCCTGCAGCTTCTTCTCTGCATTCACGCCCGCGACGCGGCGAACTAACTCGATCTCAAAAGCCCGGTCGCGCACCTGTCCCGCCACGCGTTCCGCATGGGGAGCGCGAGATCTGACACCGCAGGCAAAAGCCTCATTGCCAATGCCGCTGAGCCACACCGGCGCGCTGGTACAGTCTTTCTCATACAGGCGCACGAGCTGAGAGCTTTGCTGCGATGCACTCACATGAATCAGCAGCCGCTCCATGCGCCGGCTTCCATCCGCCTCAAAGGAACAAGAGTTCGCGGTCACCGTGCTTGCGATCGCATGCAGGTCACCATGCACCCCCAGCAGCCCTCCGGCGGTGGCCTTGTTGATCCAGGGGCACTGCGCGGCCGCACTGGTCACACCGCCGGCACTCAGTAGCAGAAGAAGTAAAGTGGCTGTGCTCTTCACTGAGCCTCTTTCGTCATCGGCGTATGCTCCCGCCCGCTCGCAGTCTCGCCCTCATTTCCTGGAAGCAGATTATGCAGATGCCAGGGAATACTCTCGAGCGACTCCTCCGGGTGACTCTGCAGATACATAAACGACAGAGACCGCGCCGTGGAGTTGACCTTTTCCGTTACAAACAGCG
The DNA window shown above is from Acidobacterium capsulatum ATCC 51196 and carries:
- a CDS encoding cupredoxin domain-containing protein, whose product is MRSLTFTRAAKLVAYVAVVFAGVILLCPGYAVAKMPVIVVHARRFAFVPAQITLRVGQPVRLVFVSDDVTHSITIPGLGIDLPIRRGYPAEIVVTPSRRGDFRGECTHYCGAGHDRMKFVVHVK
- a CDS encoding TolC family protein, which translates into the protein MLATEARRCGCGLEERMIFKNRLVMFLKRQCCFCGAGFLFAAIAFTGVATAQAGSSQPDVRISLDQAEQMALAHNRTLRADLMLISESKANEITAGLRPNPVFDTDAQFIPFFSPSNLNSDYMDNSAQFDAGLSYKFELYGKRKARIQSARAATVVTSSIISNDERQLRYQVATQFINVLYAESKLRFAEQDLATFDKSLSISQKQYQAGSISHGNLLKLQLQRLLFQTDVTSAQVAVVQAKDNLRQLVGFDSVPQNYDVIGKLEAPQPKLGLMDMEADALKSRPDLQAARQLILQSQSQLHLAKADAHPDLGTTVDYTHLAGNNDLSAFATIGIPIFNRNQGNIAKASAQITQAQEQERAAEQLVLTQVRSAYARQQSALQVVDLYESGYLKEAQQSLSISQYAYLRGDTSLLNFLDAERSYRTVELNYRQALATAMLSEQRLEESIGMSVPSGKVH